CTCGTTTACATGGGCATTGTTGCTTGGCAAAAGTATCTGGGCCTCGACGAGGGGTCCCGGAATCTGCAGGTGGCGCGGCCggaacagaagaaaagaaagattgaGTTTATTCCGGTCGGTAGTACGGTTGATCTGAGCAGAGTAGGGGGGCGACTGTACCCTCATTTCTGTTTTCGTGAGGGCCAGATGCTGGTGATGCTAGTTGTATTAATATGTTCCACTGAATTTCTCTGTGTGCAAGCCCTACCTGGGTACGGGAAGACGCTATTGTTCCATGTTCCATTGATCGttttaaagaagaagactaCACAGCCATTTGTTTCCTTCGTGTTCGTGCCATACATCCCATTGAAAGAGAACATGAAGATGAGATTGAAACAGAATGATGCGCTGAATGTGGGAGATGTCAGTTCCCTTCTGCATGGAGACTTTGGCGAAAAGGACCCGACGTAGACGTCCGCAGTCAGGTCCTTCCACAAGCTGGGTTTGAACGATTTTGTTATGCTGTTCAACAGCTGGTACAGCACATTTCCAATCTGCAGAGGACGGTGCGCAGTTTCATGACCTGGTCAAGCAGCTGCCTCTGGAGAAGACCCGGAACCGGTTTGTGACGTGCCAGGACGGCGACGAGTGCCGGGCCCGTGCCGTGGAACTGATCAAAGGTTCTTGCGGTTggacaagaaacagaaggtCATTGTGGTCTGCGACTGGAAGAACACAGCCGCTAATAGTGCACGGGGATTTCATCCCCAAGGAGAAGGTGCGGGCTACCAGCACCTTTAGCGAGGACGAGTCGCAGCGGGTTCTCATCGGCACGAAGCTGCTTGCCGAGGGGATTGAAATTGCCGCCATAGCTCTTGTGGTACTGGTCGAATATCTACCGCGCATTTTACAGTATATCTAAGCTGCGGGCCGGCTGCGTGACTAGGGCGTTTGTGTGGTGTACTTGCACGACCGGATGGTGCGTGAGAATGATAGGGAGACGGGGTTGCGGCCTGAGTGTCTGGTCCCCCAGTTCAGTCAAACTCGCATTCCGGGATGCAGGAAGTGCGATTTGTGTAGTTGTATTATTCTTGGGTGGTTTAGCAGCGACCACCTCGTTAGACGGCCCTGTAATTATAAAAGAGGCCATTCACAATAAGTTTGTAAAGAGCAAGTCTTTGTTTGAGGTCCTTGGATTCAACCATGATGAGGTCAAGTTCCTGAGGATGTTTAATTTGTCATTGGAGTATTTTGGAGTGAAGAAGTCGGAGGGTGACCTGTTCTGTCGCAAGTACCGGGCACTAGTTCCTGATACTGGGATCTGCTGGGACCAGAGCGTGGGGTATATCATTGACGCGCTCACGGTCTTACATGTGATTCTTAAAGAGAAGAGCTGCAATAAATTACTGCGCAAAATGGAAGATAATGGCGCAGCGGTAGCTCTCATGTGGGTGGCCCGGAACCTGGATTATTTGAGAATTGAGGCAAAAAATTATTTCGCGGTTTACTTGGCACTGTGCGGTTCCCttgagaagaaaagaaaggcCGGTCGCGGGCATCAGGAGGGTTTAGACTGCACAAAGTCCAAGCACAACATGCGCCCTCTGACGGTGTTTAACACCTTTGAAATAACGAACACCATGTTCAGGGAGTACGAGGAGACGTGGGAGGATTTGCGCTCAAACAAGTTGGATGttctatatttttttgctacTGGTGGAGGGCGTAAGAGTTTTCCACAACTCTGGGAAAATTTGTCGCTGGATGGTCTGGAAAGATGCCTGTCTTTCAACGGAATAGATCGCTACAAACAATTTGGTTTCGTCCCGCCGATTACAGGTGTTAAACAGCTGGTGTCACAGGTCGCTAGTGCGAGCGTTATGGATACGTTTACTTACTCCGAGGGGAGTGATGCAAAGTCCCTGAGATATAGGGTAAACGGAAAATATACGACGCCAGCGAAATCCATTGCAAAGAGCTGTATGGGATTGAGGCGTTTTGGACTGTGGCACAACGTTGGCTTCATGAACCAGATCCGCGAGCACTTCCCAGCGTTCGGTAACCTGCATTATTTCACCCAGTGAACCAGGGTGCAAGAGCTATTCTTGCTGTTTCACACAGGAGCGACCGTCGCCCCATATTTTTGCATTTCGTGTAACAACGTCTCCCagaccttctttttcagaACCAATTGATTCCTAAATAAACGGGGAGGGGTTTTTCCTTCACATACCTAACACTCTTAGATATCGCCTTTCTAAAAAATATCTTGGCTATAATCACTGGATCGTGTCTTGCAGAGAAACATAACCTGGATTTCTCGTCTTTTCTTGTGGGAACTACGTTTTACGTATGCGGACACGTTTGCGACCGTAATCACATGTTCAGCACATCTCCAATAGTGCGGTTTCCCAACTGCCGAATTGCTGTGGCAAATTGCCTGACTGTGCTACCAAGCACTGTACTCTATTCTGTCCCCCAGCCAGAATCAGATCTGTGTACATTCTACAAAGTGTTCCACACCATTAATACGCAGATAATCTTATAGTCTGCCTCTCAGGTCTCCAGGATGCAGTTCAAGTGTCAATCGCATCTGTCTTCAGTAATATTCAGCAAATCCTTATTGAATATCGAGGTTGCGTGCAGTAACCTAGTCAATTTGGTACAGATTCGTCACAATTACACCAGCCCTAAACAACCTGGACTCTCAGTTTTCAGGTCGGGTGGAGACCAGGGGTAAACGGTTGAAGTTCCTCCCTTTTATACCTCGATCGGAACTAATTCTTCGCCctttttccaatttcagCATTCCGTTGGGAAACTTCAGTTTTGGCGGCGGGCTCGTGCCTCGGTGCAGTGCAGCATGGGTGTCACATATCCGGTAGCATGCACTCTCGGTAGCATGTAGAGTGTGCTTGATCTGTAGTAGTCTTTGGATGCTGTTTCTGGTTTTGCTAAGACAATTTAGAGAGGGTTTCTCTGGTGACTGCATCTTGTATTGTCTTATTATGTTCCCATTTAATTGACCGTTAAGAACAGCGATTTTTGGGGGTGTGACGCAGTTTGCTGCCAGGTTTATCTCGAAAATAGTATTTAAGTTGTAGTTGAGTACATGGTGACCGGATCTCTTCCGTGCCCATATTAGCCAAATAACTGTTTTGAATCATGAATCCCGTAAGTAAATCACGTCTACAGTAACGAAATAACAAAGAATTAAAGAATTAAATAACGTAATATATAAGCCATCATAAATATGCCATTAATCATAATATAAATATGTGATCAAAGCACGAACAGAAGCAAGTTCATAAAGATAGATCCGAAAATTGCTGGAGTCACTGAGTTTGCAATTCCGGCAAAGGTAGAAATAGCGTGAGTCGAGATTTCGCTACTGGTGTAACCTGCGGGACCACTTTCCACCACTGGGATGATAGTCGTCACTGGCTGAAGTGTTGTTTGTGTTCTTTGAGAAGTAGTAGCAGGACTTTGGAGTGAAATACTAGAACTCTCGATCAAACGGGAAGTTACAGGTGATGGTTTGGACGTGAAACTCTCACGGCTTTCTGACTCTGCTGGTTTGACAGAGCTATAGTATATTGGTGGAGGGATTATATGGCGAGAACTGGTCGTAGCAGTAACCGTATCGGTTGACCTTGTCGAGATTGAACTTACAGGAGGAGGTGGGTAGCTGGTAATCTCCGGAATACTCGAACTTGTTTCAAAAGACGAAAACACAGGGTCTGTAGTAGTTCTAATTGTGACAGAAATAGTCGAACTCAAAGGAGGTGGCAGTTCGCTGGATGTCTCAGGTGGGACTATAGTACTCGAACTCAAAGGAGGTGGCAGTTCGCTGGATGTCTCAGGTGGGACTATAGTACTCGAACTCAAAGGAGGTGGCAGTTCGCTGGATGTCACAGGTGGGACTATAGTACTCGAACTCAAAGGAGGTGGCAGCTCGCTGGATGTCACAGGAGGTAATGAGCTTGTTACTGACGGATTATAGCAGTCTGCATCCCCACATTCCAATGGCCAAAAATAGTTTGGAAGTCCTAACTGCGACTGCCCATGATTATTTGAATTATGGCAACCAACTGACAAATCAAAGTGGGGTTTCCCAAATCCTTCGTTATACCAGTCCTCCTTATACTGAGCTGTATGACCGTCTAAGAACTCATATTGGAGTTGGAAGTAGTCTAACCACACGATGCAATTCTCATAGTCCGGACGACCTCTGATCAAAAAAGTGGTGGTAAAATCGGATGGGTCAAAATCTTCTGGAAGCACTCCTTCGTTAAAACCATAAAGTTGATGTGTGCCTGTGGATAAACCgataactttcaaagaccATAAATATTTCAAATCTATCTTTTCTCCATTCCTTGTGTACGCACGAATAGTAACTTTGTATAACTTCTGGTTTGGAAGCCATCTTACGTCTTTCAAATCAAGAGAAAACTTTGGGTTGATCCTTTCGTTTTCGTAAAAATAATCAAAATCGAGATGAGGGCATCCATGCTGGATAGTCGTAGCAGGACATCCAGTTTCTAGCTCTCTATTCCATAGTCCGCCGAAATCATCTCCATAAAGAGAGATCCCAAAAGCAGCCGATATCAGCTGTAAAACTGTAATGATAACCGTTATACGGAAacttttcattttgtaAATATTGAATCAGTTATAATTGGAAACTAGAAAatgttgctgtttgtcTTCCAAGTAACTTGCTGGTGTTATTTTAGTAGACAAATGAAAGAAGGTAGAAAATGAAACAACAAATAACCACGAATAGTCCACAATGCACCCTGACTTTATATCATTCCAGGTCTTGTTTCTATGGTCAATACAACTGGTTACTACCCCCTCTTTTAATTCGGAACCAACTCCTCCTTGCTCCCAAATAACATATGGATTGCCTCTAATAATAGTAGCGTGAGGAGAACACAAATTACGTTCAATTAAAGGCAAAATCCCGATTCATTTAGGGAGTGCTCATTACTTTGTTCGAGTTAAATTGCAAGGTAGTATAGGTTCACAAACTTAATTTGTCGCCCCCCTCACGATAAAAGTaacgaagaaaagaggGACTTAAACAATAATGCGAATAGTTCACCGACAATCAAGCGCGCCTCGCCACCAGTGTGGAAAGTAAATTGCCATGTTGTATAGGTTCATAAACTGGAATTGCCGTCCCCCTCTCGCGATAAAGAATACGGAAGATAAACCGGACTCAACAATAATGCGAATACTTTACCGACAATCAAACACGCCTCGCCACCAGTGCGGAAAGCAAGTTCCCCTATCGAGGTTAAAGTATACTGTGAATGTCAAACAGTAGATTAATTTCCCCCCTCTTCCCAAAATCACAAAATGCACCTTGCGACCAGTGAACAAAGCAAAATGCCCTAGTGGAGTCAAAATAGACTGTGAAATATCAGACAGTAGATTAATCGCCACCCCCCTCAAAATCAGAAAACGCACAGAGCAACCGAGGAGCAAAGGGTCAGTAACGCATTGTTATGGATTTTCACGTGAGACAAAAATGGACTCATCTCAAGGACAATTGAAGGGTTTGAGCCTATGATTTCCAACAGTTGCGTTGCCATAGCTCGCAGTCACCCACTGTTTCATTTCGACCCCCCCCCTCCCACTGGCGAAAAAACCGGAGCGCAAGATCACAGCATAGGAGGATGACCCGCGGATCTTTGGTCTCTGGTCTATACTGCAAAGGACTCGGGTCCATTGTTTAGCCTTGCCTGCTACAACAGaaaacgtttctttttctgaAAAAATAGATCAGCacatttcttctttgagtAAAAATGGTAAGTGTTGCCTGAATTGCGATCTAGAAAAGTTTCGTGCGGTACTTTCTGTGGTGTTTCGTCTGGGGAATGAGTCGAGAGGAGGTACACGGCTGCAGCAAAGGTCCCCGTGCCTCGACGTCAAATGTCGTCAATGCATGCTACTGAAATCCCGGATTCACTTCTATACAGGTCCCTCAT
This DNA window, taken from Huiozyma naganishii CBS 8797 chromosome 7, complete genome, encodes the following:
- the KNAG0G02510 gene encoding uncharacterized protein — encoded protein: MGIVAWQKYLGLDEGSRNLQVARPEQKKRKIEFIPVGSTVDLSRVGGRLYPHFCFREGQMLVMLVVLICSTEFLCVQALPGYGKTLLFHVPLIVLKKKTTQPFVSFVFVPYIPLKENMKMRLKQNDALNVGDVSSLLHGDFGEKDPT
- the KNAG0G02530 gene encoding uncharacterized protein: MIGRRGCGLSVWSPSSVKLAFRDAGSAICVVVLFLGGLAATTSLDGPVIIKEAIHNKFVKSKSLFEVLGFNHDEVKFLRMFNLSLEYFGVKKSEGDLFCRKYRALVPDTGICWDQSVGYIIDALTVLHVILKEKSCNKLLRKMEDNGAAVALMWVARNLDYLRIEAKNYFAVYLALCGSLEKKRKAGRGHQEGLDCTKSKHNMRPLTVFNTFEITNTMFREYEETWEDLRSNKLDVLYFFATGGGRKSFPQLWENLSLDGLERCLSFNGIDRYKQFGFVPPITGVKQLVSQVASASVMDTFTYSEGSDAKSLRYRVNGKYTTPAKSIAKSCMGLRRFGLWHNVGFMNQIREHFPAFGNLHYFTQ
- the KNAG0G02540 gene encoding uncharacterized protein: MKSFRITVIITVLQLISAAFGISLYGDDFGGLWNRELETGCPATTIQHGCPHLDFDYFYENERINPKFSLDLKDVRWLPNQKLYKVTIRAYTRNGEKIDLKYLWSLKVIGLSTGTHQLYGFNEGVLPEDFDPSDFTTTFLIRGRPDYENCIVWLDYFQLQYEFLDGHTAQYKEDWYNEGFGKPHFDLSVGCHNSNNHGQSQLGLPNYFWPLECGDADCYNPSVTSSLPPVTSSELPPPLSSSTIVPPVTSSELPPPLSSSTIVPPETSSELPPPLSSSTIVPPETSSELPPPLSSTISVTIRTTTDPVFSSFETSSSIPEITSYPPPPVSSISTRSTDTVTATTSSRHIIPPPIYYSSVKPAESESRESFTSKPSPVTSRLIESSSISLQSPATTSQRTQTTLQPVTTIIPVVESGPAGYTSSEISTHAISTFAGIANSVTPAIFGSIFMNLLLFVL